TGTGACTTCGCCCGATGAGGCCACGCCTACATTGGTGGCGAAATTATGTCCCGTTTGGAAGAAATCCGTTACGTTGTCCGGCTGGGCCACATACCTGTATTCGCTGGGCGCTCCGGGTGCCAAAGACCAATGCGGAACGGTCGAGCCGTCGAACTTGGCTCCCCAAGAATCGGCCGCGTGGGCGTTGTACACACCGTCGAAGCCTTGGCCGTACTCGTTTTGGTAATCCATCAATACGTTGGCCTCTTCCATGGTATAGGTGGTGTTGAGCGTTACCTTGTACTTTTTGCCACCGCTGTTGCCCGACTTGGTTGTGATCACGATAGCGCCGTTGGCCGCGCGGCTACCGTACAAAGCGGCCGCGTTGGCGCCTTTCAGTACGTTATAAGATTCGATATCGTCCGGGCTGATATTGCTGATATCGCCGTTGAGAATCATGCCGTCCACGATATAGATCGGCTGGCTGCTGCCCGATATCGACCTGTTTCCGCGCAAAATCACTTTGGATGCGCTACCGACGCCCGTTCCGCCACGCGAGACGGTAAGTCCGGCTACTTTTCCGCTCAATGTATTCAATACGTTGGCGCTTCTGGCCTTGCGCATATCTTCGGCCTGAACCTGTTGGGCCGCGTAGGTAACGGCCTTTTTCTCCCTTTTCAGACCAAAAGCGGTCACCACCACTTCGTCTAGCTCCTTAACATTAGCGCTTAAAGCGACATCGATTACAGTCCGGCTTCCTACCGCTATTTCTTGATCGATATAGCCCACATAACTAAAAATCAGGATTTCGCCTTCGTTTACCTCAAGTTCGTATCGTCCTGAAATATCCGTATTCGCACCACGTGTAGTGTTTTTCACGCGGACGGTTACTCCCGGAATTCCTTCGCCGTCTTCAGCATCGCTTACCGTACCTCGCAGTTTGTATTTACTCTGGCCGGAAGCTTTATCGTCAGTGACATTCTTTAGGAAAATCACCACTTGTTTTTTAATGATCTTAAAATCGTATTTCGTCCCTTTCAGTATTTGTTTTAGGTTCTGTTCCAGACCAACCCCTTGCTTAACCAACGGAACCATTGTCTTAAGATCAACTTCATTTTCTTTGAAAAAGAAAGAATATCCAGTCTGTTTTTTCAGGATATCGACCGCTAAACGAAGGGATTGTTCCTGCCGTTTTTCCGGTTCCTTATTCTTAAAATCAGGAGCGGAAGCCCAAACCCCGGTCTGAATGGAAAGCAATAAAATAAAGGCATACACCCACGCTTTCCGGAAAAAGTGGCTACAACGGAGTAGCCTTTCTAAAAAGAAACGCATAAATTTACGATTAAGATTATAAAATAAACTGGTAGGGGGGCTTGGCTGCAATCTAGTCCCCCTACTATTTTTTTGGCAATAGGAACCCCGCTCCATACACCGAAAACCAGTATGGATTCATACTTTTACGACTACGGGGTTGATACCTAAGCGCTATTTTTCGATATACACGTAGTTTGTGTTTTTCTCATATTTCAGATCGGAATTGAAAAGAAAAAGCTCCATTACCATATCAATCCCGTCGTTTTCTGTGAAGCTTCCCGTAAACCGGTCCTTTCTGCTCAGGCTTTCACTTCCCACAAAAGTTACGTCAAACCAGCGTTCCAACCTTGGCCTTAGTTCCTCGAAACTTTTGTTCTTGAATATGAGCCTGTTGTTCTTCCAGCCTACATATTCATCCACATACACTTTTCTTCGTTTCAGCTTTCCTCCCGAAACTAATACGCCCTGTTCCGAAGGTTTTAAAACGGTCTTTCCGTTTTCGGATTCCAAAGACACTGACCCTTCCACCAAAGTAATATGGCGCCTTTCGCCAGGATAGCCTTTTACCCCGAACTCCGTCCCCAATACACGGACCTTCATCCCCTTCGTATTCACGAAAAACGGTGAACCTTTTTTCGTCACTTTGAAATAAGCCTGGCCTTTGACTGAAACATTACGGCTTTTGTTTTTGAAACGGGATGGAAAACGCAACTCTGTCCCTGCGTTAAGCCAGACCTTCGATCCGTCGGCCAAGGCTACCGACATTCGTTTTCCTCTGGGATTTCGCAAAAGTCTCATTTCCCTTTCACCTATTATGGCCTTTGACAAATCCAGAAAACGTTTTTCCTTATCATAATAAACCCCTTCTCCCAATTTGGCGGTCATCTCATCTGTCGAAATATTATCCAGGTCCAAAGCTTCACCACCGGCGAAAAGAACCGTAGCCCTGTCTTTCAATTCGACAACAACCAGTTCCTTATCCTTTGAAGGAACCAGATAAGGCGCCGAGAAAATACCTACAATAAAAACGATACACGCCGCTACGCTACCTGCCATAACCATTTGCCAGACACGCCTTTTCTCGGCCGATATCCGTCGAAAAACTTGTGCCTTTGCCGTCTCTTTAGAGAATCGATGCTCCTCAACCGGAACCTCCCGCCAGATTTCCATCAATTCTTCGGTGTCCTGGCGGAGCTTTTCCCGGTCGGGTACACGCCCCTTCTCCATGGCTTCCCGCTCAAGGGCTTGTTCCAGCCAAGTAGCCATTTCGTTTTCACTATTTCCTTTTTCCGATTCCATTTTCATATATAAGTCAAGGCGTTTTCGTCAACTACGTACTCGTTTTAGAAAAAAATTAAAAAAATATTTCCGTCCGCATATCCATATCAATCCGAAGGTAAATCTTAGTTTAAACCACAGCTTCTTTAGCCAAAGCTTTCCTTAAACTTTTTAGGGATTTGTACAAGTGGGTTTCGACCGTGCGAACAGACAGGCCCATATAGTCGGCAATTTCCTGATTAGACATTCCAGAATATTTACTCAGGCAAAAAACTTCTCGGCGTTGCAAAGGCAGCTTCTCTACCGCCTTTCGGATTTGCTCAAGGCGCGAGTCTTTTTCATCTTCATTATCGGATTCCTCCTGAACCATTTCCAAAAAACTATCACCGGGAAAAAATTCATGTTTCTTGTTCAGCACATTGACCGCTCTATAAAATGCGGCTCGAAAAAGATAGGGCTTCAAAGACGTGCGTATATCCAAAGCGGGTTTGTTCCACAGTTCCACAAAAAGATCTTGTACGATGTCTTCGGCGGTGTCGCCAGATTTTACGATTTGGCTAACGTAACGACACAAATCCTCATAAAATTCGTCAAAAAGTTCCTCATACGCTTTTCTTTTATTCCTTTTCTGAATAAGAAGAAACCTGTTCGAATTAATAAAAAACATCAGTCAGATCACGTTGCGGGGTTCCGCCACACAAAATCCATCTGCACACGCCAAAAAGCGTAAACCCAAGGTTTTACATAAAACTCGCCTACCCTTACATAACACGAATCAAAAATCCCCGGCTCACACGTTCATGAATCTCCAAAAAGAGCCATAAAACATGCTACAACCTTTAAATATGAATCAAAAACTTACTATTTATCGTTTTGACAAGCAACAAAAATGATCAAATAAACAAAATAAAATAAGTAAAACGACATAAAAACGTCTAACCAGCCTTCTCATAATCCATAACTCAGCATATTGACTTAATTAGTCATTAATAGAATAAAGATAAAGAATAATCCGCCAAAGTAAGTGATTGAAAGGATCTTGACAGGGAACTTTTTCCGCAATAATGTAGTCGGAAAATTGAGCATTACTTTAACGAACTACGGCTATCAACATTTATGAAATATTGTCTAACACCTCCTTACTAAACAGAATCATCTAACATTGGCATTGCTTCATTTGTTCTGAAGAAAATAACCTCGGGAACTTGTTTAAACGAAGACAAAGAAGACGACCGTCAAACTCCAGCGCCAACGAGCTTAAAACGATTAGGAGAGACCCGCCGGCAATGGGACCGATGGAAGAAAGCGCCCACTTTTCGGAGCCAGCGCCTTTTGCCAAACCTGCGGTTCCCGCTCCTTTGACTGCCACGATAAACAATTTCGAAACCGAGGAAAAGATCGGACTCGGTGAACGTTTTAGACTTTGGAACGCTAACCGCAAAAACAAAAACTCTTATCTGGGACATAAAAGAGTCGGGAAATCAAGCCCTTTCCAAATCAATAATTACTACGATGAACTTAACGGAATAAGCGTCGCCGATGCGGACGACGGCTTCCTAAACGTTACGGGGCCTAGCAAATCACGGCCCCGCGGTCAGTCTTTTGACGAGTTTAATGTCGAAGGCCGTTGGAATACTGTCGGGAACTTCGTGCGGACTGAGGGCTTAGATGATTCCTACGAAGAATCCGACTGGTAAGCTCACAAAAAAGCTCATATCCAAAACGGTTCCTCTTCGTCCGTAGTCCCGAACGACGCAGTAGCGCCCTCTCTCGCCGGCGGATTATAAGGCTCGGTGGAAATCGGCGATTCGAATTCTCTTCTCATCCGCTCTTCCCTTTCGCGTTCCAGCCCGGTACGGGAAAGCGCCCGGGCTTCGCCTTCCACTTCCCTGACTGATGTTTCCTCTCCCTCACCCATTTCTATCACCAGCATATCATCATTGCGAATAATATCAGGAGGGCGATTGATATGCGGTTCGAAAAAATCAATATCACGCTTAGTACAGGCTCCCATCATCCTTCGCAAAAGATCTTCGTAGCAAGCAGGATCATCTTTAAGCGCCTCGGCCAAGGCTTGGGCTCTATGCGAAAGGAAAGTCTTCTTTTTGCGTCCTTCGTTCTCCTGCCCCACATATTTTTCCAACCACTCGCCGGCGCCTTTCGGGAATTTTAGCCCGAACATGGCCTTGGCTTGTGTGGCCAGCTCCCAAAGGTTGCGCTTGTCCATCCCCAAAGAGCTGTCATCCGTTTCATCCAGTTCCCTGCGGGCCTGCTCAGCCCTGCGCACTATATCCTCTCGGTAATGCGGATGGAACACGGCGTTCCAAGAAAGCGTTTTCTTTCCTTCTTCCCTCAATTTCTCCTCCAGTTGTTCCAAAAAGGTTCTAACCCTACCGGTCATTTGGGCGTCCATTTCCCAAGGAATCTCAAAACGCGGATCCTCTGCCCAGCTTATTCCCGGCGCTACGGGCTCGGCCATCGGGATGGTATCTTTCCTGAAAAATTCGGGATTATGCTCCTGTATGCTTTTCACCAATTCGATAATTTGCTCAAAGCCCTCTTGCGTAAACGTTTTGAGCATTACGCTGTCCTTACGTTGTGTCCGATGATAAAATGGAGCGACACCTATGTAAGACAATACCGGCTTCCCGGTGTCGGATCGGTCATTATCCAGATAAGGCAATAGCTTTTTGATAACGGCAAGCATCGCGTGAACCGAAACGTTAAGATAAATCCGGTGCGGAAAAGGCATATCGTGAACCCGGCCCATCGCTTGGGCTTTGCCAAAGCCTTCATCCATGGCCCTTTCGGTATTCGGTTTGCCTAGCTCTTCTCTTTTTTCCCTAGCCAAAAAGAGCATGAATTTGCTTTTCAATTCCTCTTTGGCCTCCGGCTGGTCCAGCTCACCTATCGCGAAGGTTCTTGACTTTTCCCCTACAACCTCCGCCCGTACTTTCGACTCTTCGGGCCTTTGTTTGGCGAGTCGTATCAATCCTTTCAGCAAATCATCGTCACTAGGTGAGGGGAGCTTTCTACGGTGAGAATCATAATACGGTTGCCAAGTCTTGATCATATCGCCATAAAGCAGCTTGGAAAGCGGTACACTGTCTATCGCCGCGTCTACCCTAAGTGAACTAACGCCACGCATGTTTTTCCAATACTTTTCAAGGTTTCCCATCATTGACCCGAAAGAACCCGAAGTCTCCGTTTTCTCCAAAAAATCGGATCTCACATAAAAAGAAAGGGAACTGCTATCGCTGACGCATCGGATCCACTGCTTTTCCTCCTCTCCTTCCCCTTCTTTTCTTACCCCGATACTGCTGGCCAAAACTTTATGGCCAATACCAAGCCTAAGCAATTTCATCGGGCGAAGCTCATTCCCCTTTAGCTGATAACCGTAAGTGGGCGCAATAATTCGGGCGGGATAATGCCCTGCCTGAATGATTTTGGGGCTTTTATTCGCCGAACCTTGGATCATCTGAACGGCGTTGCTTTGCTGGCGCTGGAAGTCGCTTTCCGCACTGACTCCCTGGCGCAACACGCCCTTTGTCTTTTCGCCTGTAGCGGGGTTTCTCTCACGGTATCTGAAACTCATTTGCGCACGCTTCCGGTTACTATTCGGATAAAACTCCTAAATGTAAAGCCCAAGCGGTGGCACAGTGTTTTTTTCGCACAAAAAAACGGAAACATAACGCCCAGGTATCTGCCCCTTTGTACCCTATTGACCGTTGCATTTCCGCTTTCTGTTCGTAAATCTATGCGCACAACCCCGTTTGGGTTATGTCTTATCGCCGGTTGGCGTTGCCCCCTTATGTCAGCATCCATTCCCTGAATCCAACATAAGTACGCCAGCCTGACAATACAAATGTAGTGAAGACTCGCTATGATTTTGTACGTAAAAATACTCGTTTGGTTAAAACGGGTATTTCCCACATATCCCGCATAGAATACGGAATCCACAAATTATCTTTGCCGGGAAAGCCCACACTGTTTTCGGTCGGGAACAATGTGGACGGTTCATGTTTTTATTTTGTCGGGAAAGTCAAGAGAATTGGAACGGATGAGAGGGAAGATAATTAAGTACGCATCGATTTTCTTGTTATGCTTAATATCGTTTGGCGGATTTTGCCAAAATTCGAAAAACTATCTCAAGGAACTCGACCAAGAACTAAATAAAAGGCAAGAGTACGTAAAAATCCGGGAACAACGTATCAACGCCCTCAAAGAAGTACTAGCGCAAACGCATGACCACAAAAGCCGGCGACCGCTCCTACACCAACTGTATAAAGCTTACGCCCCGTTTCAGATCGATTCGGCATACCATTACGCAAAGATCTCCGAAAAAATCGCCACTAAAATAGGCGATCCCGACTTGATTATCGATGACCGTTTCCAGCTTGTGCAAGCGTACACGCTTATGGGAGCTTATACTTTGGCTTTTGACGCTCTGAGGGAAATCCGTCCCCTGATCCGAAACAAAGGTCAACTTTCCGCATATTATCTCCTGCAAAAAAATCTTTACGGAAACCTGGCCGATTATCAATATCCGAATGCGGTTCGCAACGAATATTTGGTCATTAAAAACCGTTATCTTGATTCGCTCGTAAGATCCGAAACTCATATCCATCCCTTACAGAAGGCCGAACAGTTAATGGTTGAGAAAAGATACCTCAATGTGGTTCATACCCTGTTGCCCTATCTGGATTCCCTAAGTCTAAATAACCGAGAATACGCTTTCTTTTCCTATACTATAGCCAAAGCTTACCAGCGGTTGGATAACCGGGAAATGCAGATAAAATATCTCGCCCTTTCCGCCATAGCTGATATCCGGTCAGCCATCAAGGAAAACGTCGCGCTTAGAGAGCTTGCGCTTCGGCTTTATATGGACGGAGATATTCGCAAAGCCTATTCTTACATCCAAATCGCTCTGGACGACGCCGTTTACAGCCAAGCCAAACTCCGCACTTTTGAGGTGTGGGAAATTTTGCCACTAATCGGCGACGCTTATCAGGAGGCGCAAAGGATTCGCGAACGCAATCTGCTGTTTTTTTCCATCATCGCCACCGGTCTGGTCGCCTTTCTTTTGGTGGCCGTGATTATGGTCAGAAAGCAGACGGGCAGGCTCCGGTACGCAAACAAGGTGATTAAAGACAACAACGGAAGGCTGAAAGAACTGAATAACGAACTGGGCCAAAACAAACGGCATATCGAAGAGGTAAACAATCTGCTCCTTGCCGCAAACCAATTACAGGGCGAGCAAATCGCGCATTACTTGGGCCTTTGTTCGGCCTACATCGCCAAAATCGATAATTACAGGGCCTCTCTCTACCGCAAAGCCAAGTCCGCTCCGAGGGATACGCTCGTCGACGCCCTGAAATCGAAAGAAATAGTGGACCGGGAGCTCAAGCAATTTTACCAAAATTTCGACAGGGCTTTTCTGGAATTGTATCCCGACTTTGTCGAGGCTCTCAACGCGTTGCTTAAACCCGAAGAACGCATTACGCCCAAAAAGGACGAGCTGCTAAATACGGAGCTACGAATCTTTGCGCTGATCAGGATCGGGATTTCCGAAAGCGCGCAGATAGCTGATTTTCTCAGGTACTCGCCTAACACTATTTATAACTACCGGGCCAAGGTAAAAGGGAAAGCTTTGGCTTCCAGAAAAGATTTTGAAGCCGAAGTAATGAAAATCGGCACGATTGATTGAAAATCCGCCACTCATAGGCATCCTAAAACCTTTGTACACGCCCACTTAAATCACTCGTCAAATACAATTCATTTATTTGATTATCAATTAAATACAAACAACACTCATCCACTTCTTTATCCCTGACGGTATCTTCTGATTTGTCCGGAATCTATATTTGTTCCGTAAAACAAAACACCCGAACAATGAAGAATATACTAAGCGTTTTCTTCTTGCTTTTTATCGCCGTAACAGGAAAAGCGGAAGAGCTGAAATCACCCGACAATAGCTTCCGATTGACTTTTGAACTGAAGAAAAACGGAACCCCCACTTACGATCTTTACCTTGACGGAAAACCCGTAATAAAAACCAGTAAGCTTGGCCTAGAGCTGAAAGATACGGAATCGTTGCTTTCAGGCTTCGAAGTAGTGAGCGTGACACGCAACACTTTCGACGAGACTTGGCAACCCGTTTGGGGAGAGACAAAAGAGATTCGTAACCATTACAACGAGATGGAAGTCGCCTTGCTCCAAAGCGAAACGGGCCGTAAGATGTCTATCCGGTTCCGCTTGTTCGACGACGGGCTGGGCTTCCGTTACGAATTTCCCCAACAAAAGAATCTCGATTATTTCGTAATCAAAGAAGAGCGTACGGAATTCGCCATGACCGGCGACCACACCGCCTTCTGGATTCCCGGCGACTTCGACACGCAGGAGTATGAGTATACCAAATCTAGGCTGTCGGAAATCCGTGGGCTCTTTGACAAAGCCTTTACTGGAAACGTATCGCAAACGGCTTTCTCAAAAACCGGCGTGCAGACTTCCCTGATGCTGAAGACCGACGCGGGGCTTTACATTAACCTACATGAGGCCGCTTTGGTGGAATATCCCGCCATGCACCTGAATCTGGACGACGAGACTATGGTTTTCGAATCGTTCCTTACGCCGGACGCCCGTGGAGACAAAGGATATATGCAAGCGCCGAGAACCACTCCTTGGAGAACGGTTATCGCCAGCAAAGACGCCGGGGACATCCTGACCTCGAATATCACCCTAAACCTGAACGATCCTTGCGCATACGAAAATACGGACTGGATAAAACCCGTAAAGTATATCGGAGTTTGGTGGGAAATGATCACTGGCAAAACCGACTGGTCGTATACCAACGATATTCCCTCGGTACAGCTTGGCGTAACGGACTACAAAACTGTCAAAAGAAACCCTAAACACGCCGCCAACACCGAAAACGTAATGAAGTACATCGACTTCGCCGCCGAACACGGCTTTGACGCCGTATTGGTGGAAGGCTGGAACGAAGGCTGGGAAGACTGGTTCGGAAAATCGAAAGATTACGTATTCGATTTCATGACTCCGTATCCGGATTTAGACCTTCCGAAAATTCGTGACTACGCCAAGAGCAAAGGCGTCAAGATGATGATGCACCACGAAACTTCGGGCTCCGTACGCAACTACGAGCGCCATATGGACAAGGCTTACCAGTTCATGAAAGATAACGGCTATAATTCCGTGAAATCCGGTTATGTAGGCGACATCATCCCGCGCGGAGAGACGCACTACGGACAATGGATGGTAAACCACTATCTCTACGCCGTGGAAAAGGCCGCCGAATATGAAATTATGGTAAACGCCCACGAGGCCGTAAGACCGACGGGACTTTGCAGAACCTACCCGAACATGATCGGCAACGAATCTGCGCGCGGAACGGAGTACGAGGCCTTCGTAGGCACAAGACCAGACCACACCACCGTTCTTCCGTTTACACGCCTCATCGGCGGACCGATGGACTACACGCCGGGCATCTTTGAGCCGGACGTTTCAAAGATAAATCCGGATAGGCACCATAATGTCAACACTACGCTGGCAAGACAATTGGCGCTTTATGTAACCATGTACAGCCCGTTGCAGATGGCCGCCGACCTGCCGGAAACGTACGAGAAGCATATGGACGCTTTCCAGTTTATCAAAGACGTAGCCCTTGACTGGGACGATACGAAGGTGCTGGAGGCCGAGCCAGGAGATTACGTCACTTACGCCAGAAAAGCGAAAGGTAAAGAGGACTGGTTTGTAGGTCGTACAAATGACGAGGAAGCCCGTTATTCATCTATCAAATTCGACTTCCTTACCAAAGGCAAAAAGTATATCGCCACTGTATACAGCGACGCTAAAGATGCTCATTACAAGGACAACCCTAAAGCTTACCAGATCAAAAAATATGTGGTAAGCAACCGCTCAAAGCTCAAGCAATTCTGCGCTCCGGGCGGTGGCTATGCCATCAGCATCAAAGCCGTAACGGATAAGTCTGAGACCAAGGGATTACCTCGCTTGTAAAAACATCTAGAACAGAAAAAGGCTCCTGATAACCGGAAATCATATTCCGATAATCAGGAGCCTTTTTTATTTTTTACAGACGATAATTTTAAATCCTATCGCTTATCAGTGATTGGTTAGTGTTTCCTCCCTGTTTCGCTTCTTTGCCTCTTACAAACAGGAACCAGTTATACCCGCCCACAAAGAGAGCTCCACCCACAATATTGCCCAAAGTGGCCGGGATAAGGTTTGCCGTTATAAATGTTCCCCAAGAGATGTCCGCACCCAAATACACGGCTGTCGGGATAAAGAACATGTTCGCTATGCTGTGCTCAAAGCCGAAAGTAACGAATGTCATTACCGGCAACCAGATTCCGATTATCCTACCGAAGTTGTCTTTCGCCGAATAAGCCATCCAAACCGCCGTACAAACTAACCAGTTAGCGCCAATTCCTTTGACAAAGGTCTTTATAAATGGATTCGAAGTCTTGCCAACCGCAATATCAATGGCCGTCTGCGCAAATGGTTCTTGCGTAATCACTCCGGATTTGTAAGCGAACAGAAATGCCACCAATATCGCCCCCACAAAGTTACCGATATACGATACGGTCCATACTCGACACAATTGCGCCCATTTAGACTCTTTGCTCAGCGTTGTGACCGTCATGATGGCGCAGTCGCTGGTAAACAAATCCGCGCCGGATAGGATCACCATAATCAGCCCCACTGGAAAAACCGATCCGAAAATGAATTTCTGCAATCCGGGGTTATTGGCCGCTACCTCAGGCATTCCGCCTCCCACCACAATGGAAAGAAGGCCTCCCAAAGCCACAAAGGCACCGCCCATAATCGCAAGCAAAAACAACTCGAACGAACTGCATTTTAATTTTTGTTTGGCGGACTTGATAAACGCCGCTCCAATCTCACTAGGTGACAAGTATCCCATTATCAATTTTTTATAAACCCCTCTAACCAACGAACCTAATGGCTACTATTGTATGATCTCTTAGAAATTGGGCGCAAAGTAAACGTGAATCCACGCCTCGGGAGCTAATGGAGATCATATCTCTACGTGATTGAGCGTAGACTTTGTAAGAATTCGAATCACCGGCAACGGAAATCAAGTCAATTTATGATTTGAACAAGATATCTCCGTTTTTTTAGCAAAAAGTGAGTCTAGGCACTTACGTGCGATAAAATTTTCCCTTATGCCTCGCAACGGACCTCTTTTAAAAGTCTAACCCTATAAAAAATAATAAGCAAACCGACCGCGGAACGCCCGGCCAACAGTCATATACCAAAACACGCCAAAGCCGTTCTTCCCCTGAAAAAAATGTCAACTAGACGGTATACACCAACAAAAAACGAAGTCGCGCATTAAGGAACGTCATCGCCCAAAATACCTCGGATCAAAAGGAAAAGGCTCCGTCTCCACAATCTTTATCTCCCCAAAATCCGCATGTCTGGGATTCAGGATAAAATTAAACTCGCCACGAACCACTACGCTTGGCACCCGGAGCACCGGATAAACGTTCTCGCTTACCAACCTATCGCCCACCACTTGGCTGGCGGGTTGCGCAGGCAAAGAATCCCAACCGGTGGGCAATTCCTCAACAGGCAAATGCAGAACCCGCAAAGAGTCCGGTATATCGATCTCCACCATAAAATAGTCCTTGGGCAAAATTCCCAAAGCCAAATGCACCGCCACCTCACTGTTGGCCAAAGCCCTGGTCTGGGCGGTATACACCACTTCCGTGCCTTTTGAGTTCCAACGTTGTCCGTTCAGTGACGCGCCGTAGCCCGAAAGCTCGTCTTTGTACCGTTCCCGGCTTAAGCGAAATACCCTCATATCAAACAAAAATTCCGTACTCAATACGGTTCAACTCGGCCAAAATCAGGTCTTTGCCATAGGAGCTGTCCAACAATTCTATCGGTTTCTCGCCGCCCAAAGCCAAACAGGGCGAATTCAACCAAAGGTCTAAATGCTCCGAAGCATCGAACACGGCGTTTCCACGGCTAATCACCTCGGCCAGTTCAAAAATACGTTCGCTTT
This Fulvitalea axinellae DNA region includes the following protein-coding sequences:
- a CDS encoding FecR family protein, producing the protein MKMESEKGNSENEMATWLEQALEREAMEKGRVPDREKLRQDTEELMEIWREVPVEEHRFSKETAKAQVFRRISAEKRRVWQMVMAGSVAACIVFIVGIFSAPYLVPSKDKELVVVELKDRATVLFAGGEALDLDNISTDEMTAKLGEGVYYDKEKRFLDLSKAIIGEREMRLLRNPRGKRMSVALADGSKVWLNAGTELRFPSRFKNKSRNVSVKGQAYFKVTKKGSPFFVNTKGMKVRVLGTEFGVKGYPGERRHITLVEGSVSLESENGKTVLKPSEQGVLVSGGKLKRRKVYVDEYVGWKNNRLIFKNKSFEELRPRLERWFDVTFVGSESLSRKDRFTGSFTENDGIDMVMELFLFNSDLKYEKNTNYVYIEK
- a CDS encoding RNA polymerase sigma-70 factor, encoding MFFINSNRFLLIQKRNKRKAYEELFDEFYEDLCRYVSQIVKSGDTAEDIVQDLFVELWNKPALDIRTSLKPYLFRAAFYRAVNVLNKKHEFFPGDSFLEMVQEESDNEDEKDSRLEQIRKAVEKLPLQRREVFCLSKYSGMSNQEIADYMGLSVRTVETHLYKSLKSLRKALAKEAVV
- a CDS encoding glycoside hydrolase family 97 protein is translated as MKNILSVFFLLFIAVTGKAEELKSPDNSFRLTFELKKNGTPTYDLYLDGKPVIKTSKLGLELKDTESLLSGFEVVSVTRNTFDETWQPVWGETKEIRNHYNEMEVALLQSETGRKMSIRFRLFDDGLGFRYEFPQQKNLDYFVIKEERTEFAMTGDHTAFWIPGDFDTQEYEYTKSRLSEIRGLFDKAFTGNVSQTAFSKTGVQTSLMLKTDAGLYINLHEAALVEYPAMHLNLDDETMVFESFLTPDARGDKGYMQAPRTTPWRTVIASKDAGDILTSNITLNLNDPCAYENTDWIKPVKYIGVWWEMITGKTDWSYTNDIPSVQLGVTDYKTVKRNPKHAANTENVMKYIDFAAEHGFDAVLVEGWNEGWEDWFGKSKDYVFDFMTPYPDLDLPKIRDYAKSKGVKMMMHHETSGSVRNYERHMDKAYQFMKDNGYNSVKSGYVGDIIPRGETHYGQWMVNHYLYAVEKAAEYEIMVNAHEAVRPTGLCRTYPNMIGNESARGTEYEAFVGTRPDHTTVLPFTRLIGGPMDYTPGIFEPDVSKINPDRHHNVNTTLARQLALYVTMYSPLQMAADLPETYEKHMDAFQFIKDVALDWDDTKVLEAEPGDYVTYARKAKGKEDWFVGRTNDEEARYSSIKFDFLTKGKKYIATVYSDAKDAHYKDNPKAYQIKKYVVSNRSKLKQFCAPGGGYAISIKAVTDKSETKGLPRL
- a CDS encoding formate/nitrite transporter family protein codes for the protein MGYLSPSEIGAAFIKSAKQKLKCSSFELFLLAIMGGAFVALGGLLSIVVGGGMPEVAANNPGLQKFIFGSVFPVGLIMVILSGADLFTSDCAIMTVTTLSKESKWAQLCRVWTVSYIGNFVGAILVAFLFAYKSGVITQEPFAQTAIDIAVGKTSNPFIKTFVKGIGANWLVCTAVWMAYSAKDNFGRIIGIWLPVMTFVTFGFEHSIANMFFIPTAVYLGADISWGTFITANLIPATLGNIVGGALFVGGYNWFLFVRGKEAKQGGNTNQSLISDRI
- a CDS encoding RES family NAD+ phosphorylase; protein product: MRVFRLSRERYKDELSGYGASLNGQRWNSKGTEVVYTAQTRALANSEVAVHLALGILPKDYFMVEIDIPDSLRVLHLPVEELPTGWDSLPAQPASQVVGDRLVSENVYPVLRVPSVVVRGEFNFILNPRHADFGEIKIVETEPFPFDPRYFGR
- a CDS encoding DUF6377 domain-containing protein, which codes for MRGKIIKYASIFLLCLISFGGFCQNSKNYLKELDQELNKRQEYVKIREQRINALKEVLAQTHDHKSRRPLLHQLYKAYAPFQIDSAYHYAKISEKIATKIGDPDLIIDDRFQLVQAYTLMGAYTLAFDALREIRPLIRNKGQLSAYYLLQKNLYGNLADYQYPNAVRNEYLVIKNRYLDSLVRSETHIHPLQKAEQLMVEKRYLNVVHTLLPYLDSLSLNNREYAFFSYTIAKAYQRLDNREMQIKYLALSAIADIRSAIKENVALRELALRLYMDGDIRKAYSYIQIALDDAVYSQAKLRTFEVWEILPLIGDAYQEAQRIRERNLLFFSIIATGLVAFLLVAVIMVRKQTGRLRYANKVIKDNNGRLKELNNELGQNKRHIEEVNNLLLAANQLQGEQIAHYLGLCSAYIAKIDNYRASLYRKAKSAPRDTLVDALKSKEIVDRELKQFYQNFDRAFLELYPDFVEALNALLKPEERITPKKDELLNTELRIFALIRIGISESAQIADFLRYSPNTIYNYRAKVKGKALASRKDFEAEVMKIGTID
- a CDS encoding T3SS effector HopA1 family protein, giving the protein MSFRYRERNPATGEKTKGVLRQGVSAESDFQRQQSNAVQMIQGSANKSPKIIQAGHYPARIIAPTYGYQLKGNELRPMKLLRLGIGHKVLASSIGVRKEGEGEEEKQWIRCVSDSSSLSFYVRSDFLEKTETSGSFGSMMGNLEKYWKNMRGVSSLRVDAAIDSVPLSKLLYGDMIKTWQPYYDSHRRKLPSPSDDDLLKGLIRLAKQRPEESKVRAEVVGEKSRTFAIGELDQPEAKEELKSKFMLFLAREKREELGKPNTERAMDEGFGKAQAMGRVHDMPFPHRIYLNVSVHAMLAVIKKLLPYLDNDRSDTGKPVLSYIGVAPFYHRTQRKDSVMLKTFTQEGFEQIIELVKSIQEHNPEFFRKDTIPMAEPVAPGISWAEDPRFEIPWEMDAQMTGRVRTFLEQLEEKLREEGKKTLSWNAVFHPHYREDIVRRAEQARRELDETDDSSLGMDKRNLWELATQAKAMFGLKFPKGAGEWLEKYVGQENEGRKKKTFLSHRAQALAEALKDDPACYEDLLRRMMGACTKRDIDFFEPHINRPPDIIRNDDMLVIEMGEGEETSVREVEGEARALSRTGLEREREERMRREFESPISTEPYNPPAREGATASFGTTDEEEPFWI